A single genomic interval of Corylus avellana chromosome ca10, CavTom2PMs-1.0 harbors:
- the LOC132163545 gene encoding pheophorbide a oxygenase, chloroplastic-like, whose translation MAMAALPLASASASIVTLSSPSNKALKATTTLPFISANIPTLFSRKSPSRNLSLPLVAAPPATPTSYENQKEEEEEDVDEHGEESSSSSKFSWRDHWYPVSLIEDLDPSLPTPFQLLGRDLVLWFDRSASEWVAFDDKCPHRLAPLSEGRIDEGGNLQCSYHGWSFDGRGSCVRIPQASPEGPEARALQSPRACATRLPTMQSQGLLFVWPDENGLERARATKPPRLPDEFDKPEFSSVTIQRDLFYGYDTLMENVSDPSHIDFAHHKVTGRRDRAKPLAFKLESSGHWGFAGANDGNPRITAEFVAPCYYINKIEIDTKLPIVGDKKWIIWICSFNVPMAPWKTRSIVCSARNFFQFTMPGPAWWQVVPRWHEHWTSNKVYDGDMIVLQGQEKVFLSKTMEGSSDVNKQYTNITFTPTQADRLVLAFRNWLRRHGNSQPEWFGMNNQQPVPSTVLSKRQMLDRFEQHTLKCSSCRRAYTSFQASQKFLIGATVLFCASAGIPSDMQLRIFLAGLALLSAGLAFASHELQKNFVFVDYVHAEID comes from the exons ATGGCAATGGCAGCGCTACCCTTGGCCTCTGCTTCTGCTTCAATTGTTACATTGTCATCACCGAGCAATAAAGCTCTCAAGGCTACCACAACCCTTCCCTTTATCTCCGCCAATATCCCAACCCTCTTTTCAAGAAAATCACCCAGTAGAAATCTTTCTCTTCCACTTGTAGCTGCTCCTCCAGCCACACCAACATCTTACGAGaatcaaaaagaagaagaagaagaagatgtggATGAGCACGGTGAGGAAAGTTCGTCAAGTTCCAAGTTCTCTTGGAGGGATCACTGGTACCCAGTTTCGTTGATTGAAGATTTGGACCCTAGCCTCCCAACCCCATTTCAGCTTCTGGGTCGAGATCTCGTGCTCTGGTTCGACAGGTCTGCCAGTGAATGGGTTGCTTTCGACGACAAATGCCCCCACCGCCTCGCCCCCTTAtct GAAGGGCGGATTGATGAAGGCGGCAACTTGCAGTGTTCATACCATGGCTGGTCATTTGATGGGCGCGGATCTTGTGTTAGGATCCCTCAGGCTTCACCTGAAGGTCCTGAAGCTCGTGCTCTTCAGTCTCCGAGAGCGTGCGCTACAAGGCTTCCTACGATGCAGTCTCAAGGCCTGCTCTTCGTTTGGCCTGATGAGAATGGCTTGGAAAGAGCTCGTGCTACCAAGCCTCCCAG GCTGCCTGATGAATTTGATAAACCTGAGTTTTCATCGGTGACGATTCAGCGGGATCTGTTCTATGGCTATGATACCCTCATGGAGAATGTCTCTGATCCTTCCCACATTGATTTTGCTCATCACAAG GTTACAGGAAGGAGAGATAGAGCCAAGCCTTTGGCTTTTAAGTTAGAGTCTAGTGGTCATTGGGGCTTTGCTGGAGCGAATGATGGGAACCCACGGATCACTGCTGAGTTTGTTGCACCTTGTTATTATATCAATAA AATAGAAATAGACACAAAGCTTCCTATAGTTGGTGATAAAAAATGGATAATATGGATTTGTTCCTTCAATGTGCCAATGGCACCTTGGAAGACCCGATCTATTGTTTGTAGTGCAAGAAACTTCTTCCAGTTCACGATGCCAGGGCCTGCCTGGTGGCAG GTGGTTCCTAGATGGCATGAACATTGGACTTCAAATAAGGTGTATGATGGCGACATGATTGTCCTTCAGGGTCAAGAGAAGGTCTTTCTTTCAAAGACAATGGAGGGTTCTTCTGATGTTAATAAGCAGTATACAAACATCACATTTACACCTACCCAAGCAGATCGCCTTGTCTTGGCATTTCGAAATTGGCTGAGGCGACACGGCAACAGCCAACCTGAGTGGTTTGGCATGAACAACCAACAACCTGTGCCATCAACGGTTCTATCAAAACGTCAG ATGTTGGATAGATTCGAGCAGCACACTCTCAAGTGTTCGTCGTGTAGAAGAGCTTATACATCATTCCAGGCATCGCAAAAGTTTCTAATTGGTGCAACAGTACTTTTCTGTGCGTCGGCCGGGATTCCTTCCGATATGCAATTACGGATTTTCTTGGCTGGGCTTGCACTTCTTAGTGCTGGCTTGGCTTTTGCATCGCACGAGCTACAAAAGAACTTTGTGTTCGTTGATTATGTGCATGCTGAAATTGATTAG